The following proteins are encoded in a genomic region of archaeon CG10_big_fil_rev_8_21_14_0_10_43_11:
- a CDS encoding ribonuclease J, protein MPVEIFSIGGYEEVGRNMTAVKVDDEIVILDMGWDLSKVLLLPKEKEWREMSVQELIEIQAFPDDEILIPYRKQVKAIVCSHAHLDHISAIPKMAPTYGKAPIIGAPFTLEVLKALIKDTNVKLPNQLLALKPGQTKKLTKSISIEFIYTTHSTVECSIVAVHTPYGVVVYANDWKFDEQPVLGPRTDTKRLKELGKSKDVLALVSCCLNVEKPTKTFSEVVVREMLRDILFGIENDGKGIVITTFASHISRIKTIVELSKKLGRKPVLFGSSMAKYMNAAEKVGIVNLKEDIELYARGPDVKKKMREIMKEGKHKYLLITTGHQGEPGAVLDRLSKKELPYKLSQGDQIIFSSNVIPSPVNISNVAELEQRLKRFHPRIFKDVHASGHASKEDHRDLMKMLRPKNYIPCHGPVDMLANAISLAYDFNMRLGKEAHILQNGQRLALE, encoded by the coding sequence ATGCCAGTAGAAATTTTCTCAATCGGCGGATATGAAGAAGTTGGCCGCAACATGACCGCGGTCAAAGTTGATGATGAAATCGTCATTCTCGACATGGGCTGGGACTTAAGCAAAGTCCTGCTCTTACCTAAAGAAAAAGAATGGAGAGAAATGAGCGTTCAAGAACTCATTGAAATCCAGGCGTTTCCTGATGACGAGATTCTCATCCCCTATCGCAAACAAGTAAAAGCTATTGTGTGCTCACACGCACACCTTGACCATATTAGTGCTATTCCAAAAATGGCACCAACCTATGGAAAAGCGCCAATTATTGGCGCACCCTTCACGTTAGAAGTGCTTAAAGCGCTTATCAAAGATACAAACGTGAAACTCCCAAACCAACTTCTGGCTCTCAAACCAGGTCAGACAAAAAAACTCACAAAAAGCATCAGTATCGAGTTTATTTACACAACGCATTCAACTGTTGAGTGCTCTATTGTTGCCGTGCACACGCCCTATGGCGTTGTGGTGTACGCAAACGACTGGAAGTTTGATGAACAACCGGTTCTTGGACCGCGAACAGACACAAAACGCCTCAAAGAATTGGGAAAAAGCAAAGACGTGCTCGCCCTTGTCTCATGCTGTTTGAACGTTGAAAAACCAACCAAAACATTTTCAGAAGTGGTTGTTCGTGAAATGCTCAGAGACATTCTCTTTGGCATTGAAAACGACGGCAAAGGAATTGTGATTACTACGTTCGCGTCACACATTTCGCGCATCAAAACCATTGTTGAACTCTCCAAGAAGTTGGGACGAAAACCCGTCTTGTTTGGCAGCAGCATGGCAAAATACATGAATGCCGCAGAAAAAGTGGGCATTGTCAATCTCAAAGAGGACATTGAACTTTATGCGCGCGGACCTGACGTGAAAAAGAAAATGCGCGAAATCATGAAAGAAGGAAAACACAAGTACCTGCTCATTACCACCGGCCACCAGGGCGAGCCAGGAGCGGTGCTTGACCGTCTTTCAAAAAAAGAGTTGCCCTACAAGCTCTCGCAAGGAGACCAAATCATTTTCTCATCAAATGTGATACCCTCTCCAGTTAACATTTCAAACGTTGCCGAGCTTGAACAACGACTCAAACGATTTCATCCGCGTATTTTCAAAGACGTGCACGCAAGCGGGCATGCAAGCAAAGAAGACCATCGTGATTTGATGAAAATGCTTCGCCCAAAAAACTACATTCCGTGTCACGGACCAGTAGACATGCTTGCAAACGCTATCAGCCTTGCATACGACTTTAACATGCGTCTTGGAAAAGAAGCACACATCCTCCAAAACGGCCAGCGTCTCGCATTGGAGTGA